The sequence AGGCGGGCTACCACGTCCTCACGATCCCCTCGCCCACCCACCCCAACTTTCTCGTCACGGCGTCCACCACCATGGTGCCCGGCGACGCCGAGGGCGACGCCCGGGACCTCTACCGCGTGATGCGGCGCGCCTGGGAAACGCTCAAGGGAAGGGTGGAAGTCACGGAGTTCTACCTCACGGGCTACAGCCTGGGGGGCTTCCAGTCGGCCTTCGTGGCGAAGCTCGACGAGCAGGAGATGGCCTTCGACTTTCGCAAGGTCCTGATGATCAACCCGCCCCTGAGTCTCTTCAACTCGGTGAGCCGGCTCGACAAGATGCTCGACGACATCCCCGGGGGCATCGACAACTTCGACGCCTACTTCCAGGAGATGGTCGAAGGCATCGCCCGCTACTACCGGAAGGACGTCTTCGTGGCTTTCGACGAGGACCTCTTCTACAACATCTTCAAGGAGATGCGCCGCGAGCGAGTCCCACCCCCCGTGGAACAGTTGCCTCCCCTCGTCGGCTTCGCGTTTCGGATCTCGTCGGGCAACATGATCTTCTGCTCCGACATCATGACGCGCGCCAACCTCATCGTGCCCCGGGACTTGCGGCTTTCGCCCCTGGACTCACTCAACCAGTTCGCCCCGGTGGTGTTTCGCACCCCGTTCCTGGCTTACTTCGACGAGCTCTTCCTGCCCTACCATCAGAGGCGGCAGGCGGGCCTGACCCGTCAGAGGGCAATCGACGCCTTGAGCCTCAAGGCCATCGAGGGATACCTGGCCGGCGCCACGAAGATCGGGCTCGTCCACAACGCCGACGACGTCATCATGGAGCCCGGCGAGGTCGACGAACTGGCCAGGATCTTCGGGAGCCGGGCGCAGATCTACCCCAAGGGAGGCCACTGCGGAAACATGGAATACCCCGACAACGTGGCCTACATGACCCGTTTCTTCGCCCAGTGAGGGGCAGCGGCCGTGCGTGCGACGACCCGCTTCCAGACGTCGGTGCTCAGAAGGCTCGCTGCCGGATGCCTGGCACTGTCGGTGATGGCCTGCGGCGCCTCGAAACCGCTGACGCGCACCGACACCCAGCCCACGCGCACCGCGGCCAGCGTCGGGGTACCGGAGGACTTCCACGGCCGGGCAGAGGTGTACGACCCCCTGGAGGGCTGGAACCGACGCGTGTACCGCTTCAACTACTACTTCGACAAGTACCTGTTCCTGCCGGTGGTGAAGACGTACTCGGCTCTCATGCCCGATCTACTCGAGAAGGCCGTGACCAACGTCTTCTCGAATCTCGGGGACATCATGAACTTCACCAACGCCGTCCTACAGCTCAAAGGAGAGTCGGCGACCCTTTCCTTGGGGCGTCTCTTCCTCAACACGACGCTGGGGCTCGGGGGCCTGTGGGACGTGGCTTCCACACAGGGGATTCCCAAGCGAAACGAAGACTTCGGGCAGCCGCTGGGCCACTATGGGGTACCGGCCGGTCCGTACCTGGTCCTGCCGGTTCTTGGCCCCTCGAACCTTCGGGACGGGCTCGGGCTCGCGGTGGACTACTCGCTCTACTCGGTCTACCCACCCCTCGACCCCCTCGAATACTGGATCGAGGACGGCGGTGCCCGTCTGGCCATCACCGGCGTCAAGGCCGTGGACAAACGCAAGAACATCGCGTTCCGATACTACGAGTCGGGCTCGCCCTTCGAGTACTTCCTGGTGCGCTGGCTCTACACAGAGCATCGAAACATCGAGATCCAGAAATAGATCCAACCGCCTCGCGACCATCGAAGCACGAGCCAGGAGGACCGTGACATGAGCCGGAAGAAGAAGAGCGCTGCGAGCCCCCCGAAGACGGAGGCGCCGCTGGAGCGGCCAGCCGATCCGTCAGCGCTCCTCGTCGGGTACGGCTGCGGCCCGATCCCGTTCACGGGCGATGACGGACTGGACGAGAGACACCTACTGTGATGGGACGAGGACAGCAGTTGCCGTTCGTGGCGATCATCGGAAAGGTCCGGGTTGCGGCACTTCGCGACGGGAAGCCGATGAGCATCTCTGTCGGGAATCTCGGCCGGGGCGCTTACGGCCCCGATCAGCTCGGGCGCCGTTAGCGCGCGGGGGTCTCCCGACAGGCTCGAATGTTCCAGTTCCCCTACCGGTGGGTCCAGGGTAGACCGGGGCGGGCGAGGCCGGCAGGATCGGTGAAGGAAGCCCACAGCCTGGGCGGCAGGCCCCGGAAGGCTTCGGCCAGGCGCGGGGAGGCGGGGCCTTCGCCCGTCACGTCCCGGATGAGCACCCGCAGCACCCGGTCCGGGAACTCCCGGGCCAGGGCGCCGCAGAGCTCCGGGTCGCTCTCCCCCGAGTCGCCGACGAGGACGACCCGGCGCCGGGAAAGGCCTCCAGGAGAGCGCGGATGGCCGGGCCCTTGGACTCCAGGGGACTCGCGAAGAGACTGGCCGCGCTTGCGTCTTTGAGGCGCACGCGGTTCAAGTGGAGCGTACCGGCCGGGAAGCCGGCCTCGGCGAGGAACCGCCACAGGGGCTCGAAGAGCTGCCAGAGGCTGGCGGAGACGTAGTGGAAGGAGGCACCTTCTACCGCGCCCAGCGCTGGTAGACCTCGGCCATACCGGGAACCGCCCGGAAGGGGCGCAGGAAGGTGTTGGCCAGGAGTTC comes from Thermodesulfobacteriota bacterium and encodes:
- a CDS encoding VacJ family lipoprotein — encoded protein: MRATTRFQTSVLRRLAAGCLALSVMACGASKPLTRTDTQPTRTAASVGVPEDFHGRAEVYDPLEGWNRRVYRFNYYFDKYLFLPVVKTYSALMPDLLEKAVTNVFSNLGDIMNFTNAVLQLKGESATLSLGRLFLNTTLGLGGLWDVASTQGIPKRNEDFGQPLGHYGVPAGPYLVLPVLGPSNLRDGLGLAVDYSLYSVYPPLDPLEYWIEDGGARLAITGVKAVDKRKNIAFRYYESGSPFEYFLVRWLYTEHRNIEIQK
- a CDS encoding alpha/beta hydrolase, encoding AGYHVLTIPSPTHPNFLVTASTTMVPGDAEGDARDLYRVMRRAWETLKGRVEVTEFYLTGYSLGGFQSAFVAKLDEQEMAFDFRKVLMINPPLSLFNSVSRLDKMLDDIPGGIDNFDAYFQEMVEGIARYYRKDVFVAFDEDLFYNIFKEMRRERVPPPVEQLPPLVGFAFRISSGNMIFCSDIMTRANLIVPRDLRLSPLDSLNQFAPVVFRTPFLAYFDELFLPYHQRRQAGLTRQRAIDALSLKAIEGYLAGATKIGLVHNADDVIMEPGEVDELARIFGSRAQIYPKGGHCGNMEYPDNVAYMTRFFAQ